A region from the Parabacteroides sp. FAFU027 genome encodes:
- a CDS encoding DUF4922 domain-containing protein, with amino-acid sequence MNRILTDNELKPFLQGSGFSANARALLAQQRIHFPLAAKFYGSLDGVQEKSFTIDGTVVRVQFNPARIQSSAAKVDAKSISERKCFLCEAHLPVEQKGLSFGNHYMVLVNPFPIFPEHFTVPHLIHTDQRISGRVGDFLALADLLSEFVIFYNGPKCGASAPDHFHFQAGNKGFIPLETEFESILNESEAVCKNGETDIYCIKPFGANCIAFVSDNIRSIEDAFEKAYNYLSEKSQEGAEPMMNLLGWKWQDKFVLTLFPRKLHRPSQFFAEGDSNILLSPAAVDLGGVFITPLEKDFTKITADDLSDILSQILISDDEIAKLCNSIAQ; translated from the coding sequence ATGAATCGTATTCTCACAGATAATGAATTGAAGCCGTTCCTCCAGGGAAGCGGCTTCTCTGCTAATGCACGGGCGTTGCTGGCCCAACAACGAATCCACTTCCCACTGGCGGCCAAATTTTACGGCAGCCTGGATGGCGTGCAGGAAAAGTCATTTACCATCGATGGCACAGTCGTTCGCGTACAATTCAATCCGGCGCGTATCCAGTCTTCAGCGGCCAAAGTGGATGCAAAGTCAATCAGCGAGCGCAAATGTTTCCTGTGCGAAGCTCACCTTCCGGTCGAACAAAAGGGACTTTCATTCGGCAATCATTATATGGTACTGGTCAACCCCTTCCCTATTTTTCCGGAACACTTCACCGTTCCTCACCTCATTCATACTGATCAGCGAATTTCAGGCAGAGTCGGAGATTTCCTTGCATTGGCTGATTTGCTGAGCGAATTTGTCATCTTCTACAACGGGCCCAAATGCGGGGCATCAGCTCCTGACCACTTCCACTTTCAGGCAGGAAACAAAGGCTTTATTCCGCTGGAAACCGAATTTGAATCTATCCTCAACGAAAGCGAAGCTGTTTGTAAAAATGGTGAAACCGACATCTACTGTATCAAGCCATTCGGAGCAAACTGTATAGCTTTTGTATCTGATAATATCCGGTCCATTGAAGATGCTTTTGAAAAAGCTTATAACTATCTGTCGGAGAAATCACAAGAAGGGGCTGAACCAATGATGAATCTTCTGGGCTGGAAATGGCAAGATAAGTTTGTCCTGACGCTTTTCCCCAGGAAATTGCACCGCCCCTCACAGTTCTTTGCCGAGGGAGATTCCAATATCCTGTTAAGTCCGGCAGCTGTTGACCTGGGTGGAGTCTTTATCACTCCACTTGAAAAGGATTTTACCAAAATAACGGCGGATGACCTGTCTGATATTTTAAGCCAGATCCTGATCAGTGATGACGAGATAGCTAAATTGTGTAATAGCATTGCTCAATAG